The Papaver somniferum cultivar HN1 chromosome 3, ASM357369v1, whole genome shotgun sequence genome includes a region encoding these proteins:
- the LOC113359860 gene encoding DEAD-box ATP-dependent RNA helicase 38-like: MDDEFDFKQVTSLSLSRASGINQSTKPEVKQYWSSFLQVLGENNTMSQDSSPLPNMQSLSINGTNNANDNNLEDPKPSEITTDTGNTWYESVARFEDLGLSEELLKGLYVEMRFNEPSKIQSVTLPMILKPPYKDLVAQSHNGTGKTTCFVLGMLSRVNVNLKAPQALCICPTRELAIQNLEVLRKMGKYTDIKSYCAIPMGSKSPDIPISKRMPLTQQVIIGTPGTIKQWISYKKLSLRENRILVFDEADHMLAEDGFRDDSTRIMRDIKASSAHCQVLLFSASFNDIVRNFISRVITEGNKLFVEREQLCLDVLKQYKVNCPDELAKIRIIKDKIFDLGEHLGQTVIFVHSRASASALHTELEDSGWECSIIHGAVDNDERDKIVKGFKEGLTKVLIANNLLARGFDQSQVNVVVNYDLPVIHDSLSEPDFEVYLHRCGRAGRFGRKGAVFNLLCTEKEFMLMHKIERHYGNCMAEVKL, encoded by the exons ATGGATGATGAATTCGACTTCAAACAAGTCACATCGCTTTCTCTCTCAAGAGCCTCTGGCATTAATCAATCAACAAAACCAGAAGTAAAACAATATTGGTCTTCATTCCTTCAAGTACTTGGAGAAAACAACACCATGTCTCAAGATTCATCACCATTACCAAATATGCAGTCCCTCTCCATTAACGGAACCAACAATGCTAACGACAACAACCTTGAGGATCCAAAACCTTCAGAAATCACCACT GATACGGGTAACACATGGTATGAAAGTGTTGCAAGATTTGAGGATTTGGGATTATCTGAGGAATTGCTGAAAGGATTATATGTTGAAATGAGGTTTAATGAACCTAGTAAGATTCAATCAGTGACTTTACCTATGATTTTGAAACCCCCATACAAAGATTTAGTAGCACAATCTCATAATGGTACTGGTAAGACTACCTGTTTTGTTCTTGGAATGTTGAGTCGTGTGAATGTTAATCTAAAAGCTCCTCAAGCACTTTGTATTTGCCCTACAAGAGAATTGGCTATACAAAATTTAGAAGTGTTGAGAAAAATGGGGAAGTATACAGATATAAAGTCATACTGTGCAATTCCTATGGGTAGTAAAAGTCCTGATATTCCAATTTCAAAGAGAATGCCACTTACTCAGCAAGTAATTATTGGTACTCCTGGTACAATTAAGCAATGGATTTCTTATAAGAAATTGAGTTTGAGAGAGAATAGGATACTTGTGTTCGATGAAGCTGATCATATGTTGGCTGAG GATGGATTTAGGGATGATTCCACTAGAATCATGAGGGATATCAAAGCAAGTAGTGCCCATTGCCag GTGCTTCTGTTTTCTGCAAGTTTTAATGACATTGTCAGAAATTTTATATCAAGAGTGATTACAGAAGGAAACAAGCTGTTTGTAGAGCGGGAACAACTCTGTCTAGATGTATTAAAACAGTATAAGGTGAACTGTCCTGATGAACTTGCAAAGATACGTATCATTAAggataagatttttgatttaGGGGAGCATTTAGGGCAGACCGTAATTTTCGTCCACTCAAGAGCAAGTGCCAGCGCATTGCATACAGAATTAGAGGATTCTGGTTGGGAATGTTCAATTATTCATGGTGCTGTTGATAATGATGAAAGGGACAAGATAGTTAAGGGATTCAAAGAAGGATTAACCAAGGTGCTCATAGC aaataatcttcttGCGCGAGGTTTCGATCAATCGCAG GTGAATGTGGTTGTGAATTATGATCTTCCGGTGATACATGATTCTCTATCAGAACCTGATTTTGAGGTGTACTTGCATAGATGTGGTAGAGCAGGACGTTTTGGTCGCAAGG GGGCTGTGTTCAATTTATTGTGCACAGAAAAGGAATTCATGCTGATGCACAAAATCGAGAGGCATTATGGGAATTGTATGGCCGAGGTAAAGTTATGA